GTTCGCAGCTGGCACCTTTGCCTTCAGGCGCTCGATGACGAGGCGGCCGAGCTGGCCCGTGGCCGCTGATACCGCAATGAGCATGCGTGACCTCCCGGGTTCGAGCTGTGGATCCTTGGTTATACAAGCGCCAGCAGGTTTCCGAAAGTAGCTGGTTCACGAGCGTCACCAGGTCGTTCGATGCCGTTAAACTTCAGTCGTCTCTCTCCGGATAGCTGCCTGTGACCGGCCCAACCCCATTCACCCGCGTCAAGCGCCTCCCCGATCGCGGCCACTACGACCGCGACTCGCTCTACGCGGTGCTCGATGGCGGCTTCATCTGCCACGTCGGCTACCTGATCGAGGGCCGCCCGGTCGTCACCCCGACCTCCTACTGGCGTGAGGGCAATCACGTCTACTTCCACGGATCCTCTGCCAGCCGCATGCTGCGCACCCTGGGCAGCGGCGGGGTCGAGTGCTGCCTGACGGTGACCCACACCGACGGACTGGTGCTGGCCCGCTCTGCCTTCAACCACTCGATCAACTACCGCTCCGCCATGCTCTTCGGCAGGGCCCAGCGGGTCGACGACGATGCGGAGCTGGCAGCGGCGCTCGAGCGCTTCGTCGAGCATCTGCTGCCCGGTCGCTGGGCCACGCTCCGCCCGATGACGGCCCAGGAGCGGAAGGCCACCACCCTGCTCCGCCTCGAGATCGACGAGGCCTCGGCCAAGGTCCGGACCGGGCCGCCCAAGGACGACGAGGAGGACTACGCCCTCCCGATCTGGGCCGGCGTCATTCCGCTCACCGTGGCCGTTGGCGCCCCGGCCCCTGACCCCCGGCTCGGCCCCGGCATCGCGGTTCCGGATCACGTGGCCAGCTGGACCGGTCCAGCCCCCGCCCGCGATTAGATATCGGCCATCAGGGCGTCGCCGCTGTCGTGTGTCGCCCTGGAAATGCTGATCGGCGGTCCTGCGACAGTCGGGCGAGCCCCGGCGGGCCGCGTTTTGGCTTAAGTTTCGCTTGAATTACGAACGTAGGGAGTGTCCGATGCGGTACTTGAATAGCATGACGGTTCTTGGCCTGACCCTGGCGGCAGGCGCTTGCAGCGACCCGGTCGCCTCGATCGACCCCGGCGACACTGCGGCTTGCGTCAACGTGTCGACGGTCAATACAGGCGAGGGACTGACCCCGAGCTTCTCCTGGCTGCCCGAATGCGGCGCGGGCCTTCTGAGCATCCACCCGGCCGACGATACGGCATCGATCTGGCGGGTCACCAACCTCGACAACAAGATGCTGCCACCGATCAGGTACGGAACCCCACCTGAGAACGGCAGTCAGGACTCGGTGGCGGTGCCGCTCGAAACGGGCAAAGCTTACCGACTGCGTCTCGCAAAGTTCCAGGCCACCAACACCCCGGGCCAGGAACCGACGATCGTACTGCTCTGGCTCGACACCTTCGTTCGCTAAGCCCGGTATAAACAGCGAGGCCGGTCCGCTGCGGGCCGGCCTCGTGTCGTGTTAGGCAGTTCCCTCCGATTAGAACGAGCCGCGCTGATCCGACGATACCAGCCGGCCATCCGCCTGACAGAGGTTCTGAGCGGTGAAGTTCGAGCCGACTCCCTGAGCCGCCCACGAGCCCGTTGACGCCGAGGCAGGCGCCCAATCGTTGTTCCAGCCCGCCACCCCGCTGAAATCCGGCATCGCCATCGTGGCCGTGGTGCCCCCTACCCAGGCAGCGGTGGCCGAGATCACCACGGTGCGGATGGGGCTGAGCGAGAAGTACTGGAACGATGTCCCGCCCGTGAAGACGTCCGGCAGCTGA
This region of Gemmatimonadales bacterium genomic DNA includes:
- a CDS encoding pyridoxamine 5'-phosphate oxidase family protein, translating into MTGPTPFTRVKRLPDRGHYDRDSLYAVLDGGFICHVGYLIEGRPVVTPTSYWREGNHVYFHGSSASRMLRTLGSGGVECCLTVTHTDGLVLARSAFNHSINYRSAMLFGRAQRVDDDAELAAALERFVEHLLPGRWATLRPMTAQERKATTLLRLEIDEASAKVRTGPPKDDEEDYALPIWAGVIPLTVAVGAPAPDPRLGPGIAVPDHVASWTGPAPARD